From a region of the Deltaproteobacteria bacterium genome:
- a CDS encoding 4Fe-4S binding protein → MPNDPFEKLRAYLDQLPLGFPKTQSGVEIKILRKLFSEPEAELALLVTPFPEDPQQIAVRTGVSLDGLEEKLEAMARKGLLFRLRRQGKTQYNIAPFMIGLYEYSVERMDRELAELCRQYYDEAYQDEMGASNIPGFKVIPITRKIDADLVFFPFEKLKEEVRAARKIAVAECICRKETRLLGHGCDYPRETCLSFGVAAEYYIENKMGREITADEAIQILEEADKAGLVHAGANTAHLSNICNCCPCCCASMKGMVFKGHDKQKYMNALYEAVVDKETCLSCEECLNRCPVKAISLDETAWVNRDKCLGCGLCAGVCPTEAITMHLRADRQEPFKNTFELGMAILKGKTENLNKKISKTLAV, encoded by the coding sequence CCTATCTGGACCAATTGCCCCTGGGATTTCCGAAAACGCAGTCCGGGGTTGAAATAAAAATTCTCAGAAAATTATTTTCCGAGCCGGAGGCAGAATTGGCCCTCCTGGTGACTCCCTTTCCTGAAGACCCCCAACAAATCGCCGTGCGGACCGGTGTATCCCTTGACGGACTGGAAGAAAAATTGGAAGCCATGGCCCGGAAAGGGCTTCTTTTCAGGCTTCGCCGCCAGGGAAAAACCCAATACAACATCGCCCCCTTTATGATCGGTCTGTATGAGTATTCGGTGGAAAGGATGGATCGGGAATTAGCCGAACTTTGCCGGCAATATTACGATGAAGCCTATCAGGATGAAATGGGGGCCAGCAATATACCGGGTTTCAAAGTTATTCCTATAACCAGAAAAATCGATGCCGATCTGGTGTTCTTCCCTTTTGAAAAGCTCAAAGAGGAAGTTCGGGCCGCCCGGAAAATAGCCGTTGCCGAATGCATCTGCCGGAAAGAGACCCGTCTCCTTGGACACGGATGTGATTATCCACGGGAAACCTGCTTAAGCTTCGGAGTGGCTGCGGAATACTATATAGAAAACAAGATGGGAAGAGAGATCACGGCCGACGAGGCCATTCAAATTCTCGAAGAGGCCGATAAGGCCGGTCTGGTCCATGCCGGGGCCAATACCGCCCATCTGTCCAATATCTGCAACTGTTGTCCCTGTTGCTGCGCCTCGATGAAAGGGATGGTCTTCAAAGGCCATGACAAACAAAAATACATGAATGCCCTGTATGAGGCCGTGGTGGATAAAGAGACCTGCCTTTCCTGCGAAGAGTGCCTGAACCGCTGTCCGGTCAAGGCCATATCCCTGGATGAAACCGCCTGGGTCAACCGGGATAAATGTCTCGGCTGCGGTCTGTGTGCCGGCGTCTGTCCCACCGAGGCCATCACCATGCACCTGAGGGCCGACCGGCAGGAACCGTTTAAAAATACCTTTGAATTGGGAATGGCCATTCTTAAGGGGAAGACAGAGAATTTAAATAAAAAAATTAGTAAGACTTTAGCCGTTTGA
- a CDS encoding SMP-30/gluconolactonase/LRE family protein — MIYETAVLAEGLLFPEGPRWHNEKLWFSDMHDCWVRTVDLSGKMEKIFEVPHSPSGLGWLPDGQLLVVSMIDRRLLRLDPEGLSEAADLMDLASFYCNDMVVDQQGRAYIGNFGFDLAAGAPLAPAEIVLVFPDGRARIVAKDLLFPNGCVITPDGRTLIVAETFGNRLTAFDIDPDGSLSNRRLWANLEGVHPDGICLDAEGAVWVAAPSPGLVLRVLEGGKVTDQMRVSTKPFACMLGGPDRRILFVCTSGSYISDEGRPRAGGRIEMVEVKVSGAGLP; from the coding sequence ATGATCTATGAAACTGCTGTCCTGGCGGAAGGCCTCCTGTTCCCTGAAGGTCCCCGCTGGCATAATGAAAAACTATGGTTCTCCGACATGCACGACTGTTGGGTCAGGACTGTTGATCTCAGTGGTAAAATGGAAAAGATTTTCGAAGTGCCCCATTCGCCTTCCGGCCTGGGTTGGCTTCCTGACGGCCAACTGCTGGTGGTTTCCATGATAGATCGCCGCCTGCTACGGCTCGATCCCGAAGGGCTCTCGGAAGCGGCCGATTTGATGGATCTGGCCTCTTTCTATTGCAACGATATGGTGGTCGATCAGCAGGGCCGGGCCTATATCGGAAATTTTGGTTTTGATTTGGCTGCCGGTGCCCCGTTGGCCCCGGCAGAAATTGTGCTGGTATTCCCGGATGGCCGGGCGCGGATAGTGGCGAAAGACCTCCTTTTTCCTAACGGCTGTGTCATCACACCGGATGGCCGAACTTTGATCGTGGCCGAGACCTTCGGCAACCGTCTGACGGCTTTCGATATTGACCCGGACGGCTCTCTTTCCAACCGCCGCTTGTGGGCCAATCTGGAAGGTGTTCATCCCGATGGGATCTGTCTGGATGCCGAGGGGGCGGTCTGGGTAGCCGCCCCCAGTCCCGGTTTGGTTCTCCGTGTCCTTGAGGGCGGCAAGGTTACCGACCAGATGCGGGTATCGACCAAACCCTTTGCCTGCATGTTAGGCGGTCCGGACCGCCGTATCCTTTTTGTCTGCACATCAGGTTCTTATATTTCAGATGAGGGTAGACCTCGGGCCGGAGGGCGAATAGAAATGGTCGAAGTCAAGGTCTCCGGTGCGGGGCTACCGTAA
- a CDS encoding MFS transporter, with protein MAGTAILFVSSGIGFYGHGAILDPLRAQYGWSKGVISTAISMYFAITGAMGMVIGRLIDRYGSKPILICGAATIGIGFVLLSRVTQIWQFFAVYFLMAMGWSGSSLMPVNTLIANWFFRRRGFAMGLTMTGLSLGGMVMVPFAVYLTSHFGLRTALPILGAVFWLVVIPTAVFVIKQRPSDVGQFPDGEQPMPISGKTPGERESYATQMRVWTRVEAMGTTAFWAIVVSFLLTLGGQIAFLVHQVSFLSETLGAMGAASAVSVTAGASIIGRLFLGPLADRTDKRYVAMFCFFIQGVAILALSTFRQAVVLYLGTFAFGLTMGGIVMMQSLLIGECFGIVSFGTIMGLSGLFSMLGAAFGPAIAGLIVDATQDYRVAFIIFAVASFLAMVSVFFAKPPAPVAVPCRPCIKPCPAGSGE; from the coding sequence ATGGCCGGCACGGCCATCCTCTTTGTCTCTTCGGGGATCGGCTTCTACGGGCACGGGGCCATCCTGGATCCCTTGCGGGCCCAGTACGGCTGGTCCAAAGGGGTCATCTCTACGGCCATTTCCATGTATTTTGCAATTACCGGTGCTATGGGAATGGTGATCGGGCGACTCATCGACCGATACGGGTCAAAACCAATATTGATCTGTGGGGCGGCGACCATCGGAATCGGCTTTGTTCTCCTGAGCCGAGTGACCCAGATCTGGCAGTTTTTTGCGGTTTATTTCCTCATGGCCATGGGCTGGAGCGGTAGCTCCCTGATGCCTGTCAACACTCTGATCGCCAACTGGTTTTTTCGCCGCCGGGGATTCGCCATGGGATTGACTATGACCGGACTGAGCCTGGGGGGGATGGTCATGGTCCCTTTTGCTGTTTATCTTACCTCCCACTTCGGTCTCCGGACGGCCTTACCGATCCTCGGGGCCGTATTTTGGCTGGTGGTCATACCGACCGCGGTTTTTGTCATCAAACAGCGTCCTTCGGATGTGGGCCAATTCCCGGACGGAGAACAGCCGATGCCGATTTCCGGAAAAACCCCAGGCGAACGAGAAAGTTATGCCACTCAAATGCGGGTCTGGACCAGAGTCGAAGCCATGGGGACCACCGCCTTCTGGGCTATTGTGGTTTCCTTTCTGTTGACTTTGGGCGGACAGATCGCTTTTCTGGTCCACCAGGTGTCTTTCCTCAGTGAAACCCTGGGGGCTATGGGAGCCGCCTCGGCAGTGAGCGTTACGGCCGGGGCCAGCATCATCGGCCGCTTGTTCCTGGGACCGTTAGCGGACCGGACCGATAAACGGTATGTGGCCATGTTCTGCTTTTTTATCCAGGGCGTGGCTATTCTGGCTTTGTCCACTTTTCGCCAGGCGGTGGTTCTTTATCTGGGGACTTTTGCCTTCGGCCTGACCATGGGCGGGATCGTCATGATGCAGTCCCTTCTTATCGGAGAGTGCTTCGGCATAGTTTCTTTCGGGACCATTATGGGTTTGTCCGGCCTGTTCTCGATGCTGGGAGCGGCCTTTGGCCCAGCCATCGCCGGACTCATCGTGGATGCCACCCAGGACTACAGAGTGGCTTTTATTATATTTGCCGTGGCCAGTTTTTTGGCCATGGTGTCTGTTTTTTTCGCCAAACCACCCGCACCGGTGGCTGTCCCTTGCCGTCCCTGCATTAAGCCCTGCCCTGCGGGTTCGGGGGAATGA
- a CDS encoding CoA transferase subunit A, which produces MAEPNNNKIMSCSKAIEKFVHDGAELIIGNYTVGTCTELVYEVARQKKKNLLVYSQSGILDVEVLVAAGCVDRLVTTYVLRSGGKNGGSAVERALQAKTLELEDYTNFNYNARLMAGMHGFSFMQVFEGIMATDLFRIRGFMGEDKYRVIQCPYTGKDILTVPAANPDVCIVHVQRADRYGNAQYWGSIGSVPAAALCSKRIIVSCEEIVDHEVIRSSPHLTIIPAYRVDAVVEVPWGAHPTEVLGYYNQDRLMYGLFVAAAATKEGLEAWLDEWVYGCPNREAYLSRYIQRFGSGILTDIKAKSYFSAPANYGSAFTSIWDDSGLERSLGVTLEELEGIIKEKGLLYE; this is translated from the coding sequence ATGGCAGAACCAAATAATAATAAGATCATGAGTTGCTCTAAGGCCATCGAAAAATTCGTCCATGACGGTGCCGAGCTCATCATCGGCAACTATACCGTGGGTACCTGCACCGAACTGGTCTATGAGGTGGCCCGCCAAAAAAAGAAAAATCTCCTGGTCTATTCCCAGTCGGGTATCCTGGATGTGGAGGTCCTGGTGGCCGCCGGTTGTGTGGACCGTCTGGTGACCACTTACGTCCTGCGTTCGGGTGGGAAAAACGGCGGATCGGCAGTTGAACGGGCACTTCAGGCCAAGACCCTGGAATTAGAAGATTATACCAACTTCAATTATAATGCCCGGCTTATGGCCGGGATGCACGGTTTTTCTTTCATGCAGGTTTTTGAAGGGATCATGGCTACCGATCTTTTCAGAATACGCGGTTTTATGGGGGAGGACAAGTACCGGGTAATCCAGTGTCCCTATACCGGTAAAGACATCCTGACGGTGCCGGCCGCCAACCCGGACGTCTGCATCGTCCATGTGCAACGGGCCGACCGGTACGGGAATGCCCAGTATTGGGGGTCTATCGGTAGTGTACCGGCCGCCGCCCTGTGCAGCAAGCGGATTATCGTTTCCTGTGAAGAAATCGTCGACCATGAAGTAATCCGCTCCAGCCCCCACCTGACCATTATTCCCGCCTACCGAGTGGATGCTGTGGTCGAAGTCCCCTGGGGGGCACACCCCACAGAGGTGCTCGGCTATTACAATCAGGACCGCTTGATGTACGGGTTGTTCGTGGCCGCCGCGGCCACAAAAGAGGGATTGGAGGCCTGGCTTGACGAATGGGTCTATGGCTGCCCGAACCGGGAGGCCTACCTGTCCCGTTATATTCAGCGATTTGGAAGCGGGATCCTGACCGATATCAAGGCCAAATCCTATTTTTCGGCACCGGCCAACTATGGATCGGCCTTCACCTCCATCTGGGATGATTCCGGTCTGGAACGGTCTTTGGGCGTCACCCTGGAAGAACTGGAAGGGATCATCAAGGAGAAAGGATTACTTTATGAATAA
- a CDS encoding glutaconate CoA-transferase produces the protein MNKPYTLNELLIITVAREIRDYDHIILGVGLPTTAGALAKALHAPHAVLMMESGIIDFEPLIPLNHIADAHACRGFSYATDLFSTFTMTYRGFVDVCFLGVAQVDKYGNVNTTVVGDYYNPRLRLTGSGGAADFISYAKRTILTMRGGEFREKLDYLTSPGYLDGGDSRDKSGLFPPGTGPTMLLSPKGVFKFHPETKEIYLAQIHPGVKLENVRQEVPWDLKVARDLTETVPPTSEEIEFIRRFAPAEIIGRELRLELGLAYLSRKAEKCTKKA, from the coding sequence ATGAATAAACCCTACACCCTCAACGAACTCCTGATCATCACCGTAGCCCGGGAGATTCGCGATTATGACCATATCATTCTGGGGGTGGGACTGCCCACCACGGCCGGGGCCCTGGCCAAGGCCCTCCATGCCCCCCACGCCGTGCTGATGATGGAATCCGGCATCATCGACTTCGAACCGCTGATCCCCCTGAATCACATCGCCGATGCCCATGCCTGCCGGGGGTTCTCCTATGCCACCGACCTCTTCTCGACCTTCACCATGACCTACCGGGGGTTTGTGGATGTCTGCTTCTTAGGTGTTGCCCAAGTGGATAAATACGGAAACGTAAACACAACAGTGGTAGGCGATTATTACAACCCCAGATTACGGCTGACCGGATCGGGCGGTGCAGCGGACTTCATCTCCTATGCCAAACGGACTATCCTGACCATGCGGGGCGGGGAGTTTAGGGAAAAGCTCGATTACCTTACCTCTCCGGGATATCTTGACGGCGGGGACAGCCGGGACAAATCAGGACTTTTCCCTCCGGGGACAGGACCGACCATGTTGCTATCGCCTAAAGGAGTCTTTAAGTTCCATCCGGAGACCAAGGAGATCTATCTGGCCCAGATCCATCCGGGCGTTAAACTGGAAAATGTGCGTCAGGAGGTGCCCTGGGATCTCAAGGTCGCCCGGGACCTGACTGAAACCGTCCCGCCCACCTCAGAGGAAATCGAATTCATCCGTCGTTTCGCACCGGCGGAAATCATCGGCCGGGAGCTCCGCCTGGAGCTCGGTCTGGCCTATCTGTCCAGGAAGGCCGAAAAATGCACAAAGAAGGCGTAA
- a CDS encoding acyl--CoA ligase, producing the protein MHIGEMLARNGRRYADDIALVERIPGEKKRLEITWKDLDRKANRVAALLREKGIRRGDKVLHLMHNSIDWLAAYFGIIRTGAWVVPLNFRFSSADIKYCADVAEPKIFLFGAEFTERIDPIRNDLPFVETFICAGDDVPAYAESMAVGLDRALEDPFPLEITPDDPCGLYFTSGTTGQPKPILLTHKNMVCACITENLHHGQTRKDNFILIPPLYHTGAKMHWFGSLIVGGPAVILKGFSPRWVLEAVSEERGTIVWLLVPWAQDILVQLDSGELKLEDYELSQWRLMHMGAMPIPPSLIQHWRHYFPDMAYDTTYGLSECAGPNCIHLGVENSHKVGAIGKPGFNWEARIIDDQGNNVSQGTPGELAVRGNGVMREYYKNPEATARALRDGWLSTGDIVREDEDGFIYIVDRKKDIIISGGENVFPVEVENFFHTHPAVKDVAAFGYPDERLGEIVALTIDPKPGMDLTEEEVLAFAEKLPRYKRPRKIFFGLVPRSPTGKIEKPKLRKEYCGREEAV; encoded by the coding sequence ATCCATATCGGAGAAATGCTGGCCCGCAACGGTCGGAGGTATGCGGATGATATCGCCCTGGTGGAACGGATTCCCGGAGAAAAAAAGCGCCTGGAGATCACCTGGAAGGACTTGGACCGTAAGGCCAACCGGGTGGCCGCCTTGCTTCGGGAAAAGGGGATCAGGAGGGGCGATAAGGTCCTGCACCTCATGCACAACTCCATCGACTGGCTGGCGGCCTATTTCGGGATTATTCGTACCGGTGCCTGGGTGGTGCCGCTCAACTTCCGTTTTAGCAGCGCCGACATCAAATATTGCGCGGATGTGGCCGAACCTAAGATCTTCCTTTTTGGTGCGGAATTCACCGAGAGGATAGATCCTATTCGGAATGATCTGCCTTTTGTTGAGACCTTTATCTGCGCCGGAGACGACGTTCCTGCTTATGCCGAATCCATGGCTGTCGGTCTGGACAGGGCCTTAGAAGATCCCTTTCCCCTGGAGATAACCCCGGATGACCCTTGCGGACTTTATTTTACTTCCGGGACAACCGGCCAACCGAAACCAATCCTCCTGACCCACAAGAATATGGTCTGCGCCTGCATCACAGAAAATCTCCACCATGGCCAGACCCGAAAAGACAACTTCATCCTTATCCCGCCGCTTTACCATACCGGCGCCAAGATGCACTGGTTCGGGAGTTTGATTGTCGGCGGACCGGCGGTCATACTCAAAGGCTTCTCACCCCGATGGGTCCTTGAGGCGGTCAGCGAGGAGAGGGGCACCATCGTCTGGCTCCTGGTCCCCTGGGCCCAGGACATACTGGTCCAATTGGACAGCGGGGAATTGAAACTGGAAGACTATGAACTTTCCCAATGGCGTCTCATGCACATGGGGGCCATGCCCATACCGCCTTCGCTCATCCAGCATTGGCGGCATTATTTCCCGGATATGGCCTATGACACGACCTACGGCCTCAGCGAATGTGCCGGGCCCAATTGCATCCATCTCGGCGTTGAAAACAGCCATAAGGTCGGGGCCATAGGGAAACCCGGTTTTAACTGGGAAGCCCGGATCATCGATGACCAGGGAAATAATGTTTCCCAGGGAACACCGGGAGAACTGGCCGTACGCGGGAATGGCGTCATGAGGGAATACTACAAAAATCCCGAAGCCACAGCCAGGGCCTTAAGGGATGGCTGGCTCTCAACGGGCGACATCGTCCGGGAGGATGAAGACGGTTTTATCTATATCGTGGACCGGAAGAAGGATATTATTATCAGCGGCGGTGAGAATGTCTTTCCCGTTGAAGTGGAAAATTTTTTTCACACCCATCCGGCGGTCAAGGATGTAGCCGCCTTCGGCTATCCGGATGAACGGCTGGGAGAAATCGTCGCCCTGACGATCGATCCGAAACCTGGTATGGATCTGACGGAAGAGGAGGTCCTGGCCTTTGCTGAAAAACTGCCCCGCTACAAACGGCCCAGGAAGATCTTTTTCGGCCTGGTGCCGAGAAGCCCTACGGGAAAGATCGAGAAGCCGAAGCTGAGAAAGGAATACTGCGGTCGGGAAGAGGCGGTGTAA
- a CDS encoding 4Fe-4S binding protein, with translation MNKYAIMIDQKSCWGCKTCEVACKQENQVPDGIKYISVSEQGPQMVDGKLDLVYQVRLCRHCDDPPCLEACPVEAITKREDGLVILDYETCTGCAACVEACPYQAIAFDEQAGGARKCNLCFHRIDKGLIPACADNVCLAHCIYFGQTDEVESKSADKAWLKERLITDGKRR, from the coding sequence ATGAATAAATATGCAATCATGATCGATCAGAAATCCTGCTGGGGTTGCAAGACCTGCGAGGTGGCCTGCAAACAGGAAAATCAAGTCCCGGATGGGATTAAATACATCTCTGTTTCGGAACAGGGTCCCCAGATGGTGGACGGCAAACTGGACTTGGTCTACCAGGTCCGTCTCTGCCGTCATTGTGATGACCCGCCCTGTCTGGAGGCCTGCCCGGTTGAAGCGATCACCAAGCGGGAGGATGGCCTGGTCATCCTGGATTACGAAACCTGTACCGGTTGTGCGGCTTGTGTCGAAGCCTGCCCGTACCAGGCCATCGCCTTTGATGAACAGGCCGGAGGGGCCCGTAAATGCAACCTTTGTTTTCACCGGATTGATAAGGGGCTGATTCCGGCCTGTGCTGATAATGTCTGCCTGGCCCATTGTATTTACTTCGGTCAAACCGATGAGGTGGAATCGAAGAGCGCTGATAAAGCCTGGTTAAAGGAGCGACTGATTACGGATGGGAAAAGGCGATAA
- a CDS encoding GIY-YIG nuclease family protein encodes MDKQPAVYIMASKRNGTLYIGVTSDLVKRVWEHKNDMVEGFTKRYQVHLLVWYELHENFESAIEREKQLKEWKRKWKLDLIENMNPGWKDLYNQIF; translated from the coding sequence ATGGATAAACAACCTGCGGTATACATTATGGCAAGTAAGAGAAATGGTACTCTCTATATTGGCGTCACTTCAGATCTGGTCAAAAGAGTATGGGAACACAAAAACGATATGGTAGAAGGATTTACCAAACGTTATCAGGTTCATTTATTGGTTTGGTATGAATTACACGAAAATTTTGAATCCGCTATTGAGAGAGAAAAGCAATTGAAAGAATGGAAAAGAAAATGGAAATTGGATTTGATTGAGAATATGAATCCAGGATGGAAGGATTTATATAACCAGATTTTCTGA
- a CDS encoding molybdopterin-dependent oxidoreductase produces MGAFSYSNVEREMEVYGYDSMVKSHCRMCHGGCGVLVYIKEGKIARIAGDPECPINHGTLCSKGLASTQLVYHPDRLTYPVKRKGSKGSGKWERISWDEALDTIADRILAYKEKFGAESVVFGYGTGRENEAVIYRIANLLGSPNVLTAGHFCYGPRISTSILTCGTNPIVDYENHPKCLMMWGNNVVISNPDCYKGEPFSVALEAGAKLIVVDPRLTRAAARADVWLQLRPGTDTALALGMANVMIQEDLYDHEFVENYTHGWDAFVKRVNEYPLERVEQITWVPKARIQEAARLFATTRPGAIQWGVAIEQQNTCADNDRILMALMGITGNIDVPGGQVLFKTPPIHNVGRFGAHGMLAPEQAAKRLGGERFRLADRFAIIQPKAVWDAIIDEKPYPVKMLFFISSNPLLTRANAREVYQALEKVEFMAVSDFFLTPTAELADIVLPAATWLEMDYIGDFWKRHGRLLPRRKVVQIGECRSDHEMLNDLAHRIGQGEFWWETFEGGLDYILKPMGLTWQEFKKMDCIRGEVKYEKYKEAGFSTPTRKFELSSTTLEKMGYDPLPQFREPPESPVSTPQVYGEYPYILITGARQPGFFHTENRQVPWLRELHRDPMVEIHPDTAAREGIGEGDWVIIESRRGKVRQRAKLFSGMDPRVVAAQHAWWFPEKKDPGHGWAESNINILTDNAYETMDPAMGASSIRTLLCRIYPEGKDNG; encoded by the coding sequence ATGGGTGCGTTCAGTTATTCCAATGTAGAACGGGAAATGGAAGTGTACGGCTATGATTCCATGGTTAAGAGCCATTGCCGCATGTGCCACGGCGGGTGTGGCGTCCTGGTCTACATCAAAGAGGGAAAAATCGCTAGGATTGCCGGGGATCCGGAATGTCCGATCAACCATGGTACCCTTTGCAGCAAAGGGCTGGCTTCCACCCAATTGGTCTATCACCCGGACCGGCTTACCTATCCGGTGAAACGAAAAGGTTCCAAGGGAAGCGGAAAGTGGGAGCGCATCTCCTGGGATGAGGCCCTGGATACGATCGCCGATCGGATTCTGGCCTATAAAGAAAAGTTCGGGGCTGAATCGGTGGTCTTCGGATACGGAACCGGCCGGGAGAATGAGGCGGTCATCTACCGAATCGCCAACCTGCTGGGGTCTCCCAATGTACTCACCGCCGGTCATTTCTGCTATGGCCCGCGGATCAGCACCAGTATCCTGACCTGCGGGACCAATCCGATCGTCGATTATGAAAACCACCCCAAATGTCTTATGATGTGGGGGAACAATGTGGTCATCAGCAACCCGGACTGTTACAAGGGCGAACCTTTTTCCGTGGCCCTGGAGGCCGGGGCCAAACTGATCGTGGTTGATCCCCGGCTGACCCGGGCGGCGGCCCGCGCCGATGTATGGCTTCAACTCCGGCCGGGAACGGATACGGCCCTGGCCCTGGGGATGGCTAATGTCATGATCCAGGAAGACCTTTATGACCACGAGTTTGTTGAGAACTATACCCATGGCTGGGATGCGTTTGTTAAGCGGGTGAACGAATATCCCCTGGAAAGGGTGGAGCAGATCACCTGGGTCCCCAAAGCCAGGATCCAGGAGGCGGCCCGCCTTTTTGCCACGACCAGGCCGGGGGCCATCCAGTGGGGCGTGGCTATCGAACAGCAGAATACCTGTGCCGACAATGACCGGATTCTCATGGCACTCATGGGAATTACCGGAAATATCGATGTGCCGGGTGGTCAGGTGCTCTTCAAGACCCCTCCCATCCACAATGTAGGCCGATTCGGGGCCCATGGGATGCTGGCCCCGGAGCAGGCGGCCAAACGCCTGGGCGGGGAACGTTTTCGTCTGGCCGACCGATTTGCCATCATCCAGCCCAAGGCGGTCTGGGATGCCATTATCGACGAGAAGCCCTATCCGGTTAAGATGCTCTTTTTCATCAGCTCCAATCCGCTTTTAACCAGGGCCAACGCCAGGGAGGTTTATCAGGCCCTGGAAAAGGTGGAATTCATGGCCGTCTCTGATTTTTTTCTGACGCCCACCGCGGAATTAGCCGACATTGTATTGCCGGCCGCCACCTGGCTGGAGATGGATTATATCGGCGATTTCTGGAAACGTCATGGCCGACTCCTGCCGCGCCGCAAGGTCGTCCAGATCGGAGAGTGCCGCTCCGATCATGAAATGCTTAACGATTTGGCCCATCGCATCGGCCAGGGGGAGTTCTGGTGGGAGACCTTCGAAGGGGGCCTGGATTATATCCTGAAACCCATGGGCCTCACCTGGCAGGAATTCAAGAAGATGGACTGCATTCGGGGCGAGGTCAAATACGAGAAATATAAAGAGGCCGGATTTTCCACCCCTACCCGGAAGTTCGAGCTCTCAAGCACCACCCTGGAGAAGATGGGCTATGACCCCCTGCCGCAATTCAGGGAACCGCCGGAAAGCCCGGTCAGTACACCGCAAGTATATGGGGAATATCCGTACATACTGATCACCGGTGCCAGGCAGCCGGGATTTTTTCATACTGAGAACCGGCAGGTCCCCTGGCTCAGGGAACTCCACCGGGACCCGATGGTCGAGATCCATCCCGATACTGCGGCCAGAGAGGGCATCGGTGAAGGAGACTGGGTCATCATCGAATCCCGGCGTGGCAAGGTCCGGCAGCGGGCCAAATTGTTTTCCGGGATGGACCCCAGGGTCGTTGCTGCCCAGCATGCCTGGTGGTTTCCTGAAAAAAAGGACCCGGGCCACGGCTGGGCCGAGTCGAACATCAATATCCTGACCGATAACGCCTACGAAACCATGGACCCGGCCATGGGGGCCAGCAGCATCAGGACGTTGCTATGTAGGATCTATCCGGAAGGAAAGGATAATGGTTAA
- a CDS encoding IclR family transcriptional regulator, producing MESKKAKREKSAYQAVVPAVEQASRILLCLARNAPSRINLTDICNKVGIHKSKGYTILNTLQRFGFVQREADGKLYSLGPGLIPLGRKVLDSLNYKDVAEPFLGDLAQETGSSAFFGLISGESVFVVGKQEGNGDIGITIRQGQRYPITHGAHGKAIVAHLPELERQRVLAGGKLFFHGEPARLDRLRLEGELVRCRQEGYAVDLGESNPQINAVASPVFASSERLIGVLFVVGLFPKSKVRQYGRKVVEAAQGVSALLGADGEELYGSLSRKRGSEFSIRSSEVK from the coding sequence ATGGAGAGCAAGAAAGCCAAAAGAGAAAAAAGCGCCTATCAGGCCGTTGTTCCGGCGGTCGAACAGGCCTCGCGAATCCTCCTCTGTCTGGCCCGAAACGCCCCTTCCAGAATAAATCTCACTGATATCTGTAATAAAGTCGGTATCCACAAGAGTAAAGGCTACACCATTTTGAATACCCTTCAAAGGTTCGGCTTTGTCCAGAGAGAGGCCGATGGAAAGCTCTATTCCCTGGGGCCGGGCCTCATACCCCTGGGACGAAAGGTCCTGGACAGCTTGAATTATAAGGATGTGGCCGAGCCTTTTTTGGGAGACCTGGCTCAGGAAACAGGCAGTTCCGCCTTTTTTGGTTTGATTTCCGGTGAGAGTGTTTTTGTGGTCGGGAAACAGGAGGGGAACGGTGATATCGGTATTACCATCCGCCAGGGTCAAAGATACCCCATTACACACGGTGCCCATGGGAAGGCGATTGTCGCCCACTTGCCGGAACTTGAGCGTCAAAGAGTCCTGGCCGGGGGAAAACTGTTTTTCCATGGAGAACCGGCCCGGTTGGACCGGTTGCGTCTTGAAGGAGAGTTGGTCCGCTGTCGTCAAGAGGGTTACGCGGTAGACCTTGGAGAATCCAATCCACAGATCAATGCCGTGGCCTCCCCGGTTTTTGCCTCTTCTGAGCGGTTGATCGGTGTTTTATTTGTGGTGGGTCTGTTTCCAAAATCCAAAGTCCGGCAATATGGCCGGAAGGTGGTCGAGGCGGCCCAAGGGGTGTCGGCCCTTTTAGGGGCCGATGGGGAAGAGCTCTATGGATCTTTGAGTCGGAAGAGGGGTTCGGAGTTTAGCATTCGGAGTTCGGAAGTAAAATAG